In Bacillus sp. S3, the sequence TTGTAAGCTTTCCATATCAATACGAATGGCTTCTATCTGTTCCAGCTGAGTGCCAATCTCTCGTTTTACAAATTCAGACAGGCCATACTTCAGTTGTTCATTTAAGATGGGCAAATTTGGGATTTGCTTAAATGGGTTGTCGCTTGTTAACACCGAAATAATGTTATTTTTTACATTCTGAACATCCACATCATGCTGTGCCACATCTAAATCATCACGACGTTCCTTTAGCAACCGGACACTTTCATCAAAATGACGAATCGCATTGCCATTAAAGAAAGAATTCAAATGCTGAACTTCCTCTAGCCAGTCTTCTAAATCCTCATCTAACTCAATAAATTCATCCACAAAGTTTTCCTGTTTTGCAATGGACATCAGTTCAAAAAGACTGTTTTTGATTTTTGAAAGCTTCATACCGCCGGGATATGGATACTGTTGATCTTCCCGTTGCTTGATTCGTTGCATGTCATCGATTGGTTGATTGAAATGGCTCTTAAGCTGTTCTCGAACTGCTTTGGCTACTTCATCATATGTCTCACCTATCTCATAGAAATTGAAGAGTTCACGCATTAACTCGATCACGTCTTTACGTACTCGTGGCGGCAGCCCAATTTGTGCTTCAATGATGACCTTCTCTCTTTCTGATGTCTTTGTAATTCGGCCAATAAACTGAGGGTGCCCTGCATCAAAACCTTCATTTAGATAGCTAAGCTTTATTTTTTTCTTATAAAGTGCTCCAGCCATCAATCCGGCAATATCATTTTCGCTCCAGCCATACGGAACTGCTCTGAATTTCTCCACTAAGGATTTTAACGTGATCACCTGTCTGTTACGGCTTTCCTCAAGATATCGAATCATTGCATCATAAGCCAAATAATTCGCAAAAGTACCGTCAAGTCTACCTGGAAGTCCATTCATGGCCCACTCGTAAATGACTTCATTTGCATTTTTTATGGGTATCGGTTCATCAATGTATCCCAAATAACTATACGTATTTCGGACAAGAATCTCAAAAGCACTTTGAAGTTGATTTTCTAATGACCCCTTGAAATCATAATCTTGACCTTGAATGAAATATTTTGCATTTGCAGACGCTTCAATTAATGCTTCCCTTGCCTTCTTTTCAAACTCACTGACCTGTTGGCGCTTTTCCTCTAAAATTTTCTTTTGCTTATCCGTTAAGCTTGTCGAAATCTTCTTATTGGCATAGGACTGAATTTTTTGAGCATATTGCATTGGCTCGTAAAACTTTTCCGCATATTCATCCGGAATATACATGATCATCGTCCCCGAGTTTGCATCTGCCCTTGCTTGTTCTGCAGAAACATCTCCCGTATACACCTGCAGCGTTAACGCGTTTGTTTTCCCACCGCGATTGTAGGTATCAAATGCCTTATTAAACTCAAAATCATGCGTTTTTTGGTAGCGGTATGACCGCATCAGGACAATTTCTTCAAAGAACACCCTACCGAGGGCATCGGTAACATTTGCCTCATTTACATGTTCGTTTTGAATTTCTCGGTTAATTTCTTGTTCATCATCACTTAAAAATACAAATGTCCTGTCTGCATTTTCCGCAATCAACAAATTATGACGAAGACGGATTAAGGATTTTGTGACTTGCTTTTCCAGGTCGTTCTTAATACAATCAACGCTGTCAACCAGCAAGGTTGTAATATTTTCAACTGTCGCTTTTACTTCATCAATTCCCTTAATCATAAATAATACTTTCAGCACTTCAACATCGAAATCACCAATATCTTCACGTTTCCCTGCCTCAATTATGGTAGAAGACACAGAGGTACTCAAAAACCGTTTGACGGTTTCATAGAATTGCGAGAAGCGTGCAAGCTGATTCGTGTCTTCATCCATAAGTTGAATGGCCACTTCCTGGAAGGCATTTAACAACGAACGTTCCCCTTGTGACAAGTGGGCGCCGGCTTCTCCCTGGCGGCGAACTTTATTGAATACGCGCTGCAAGAGCTCTACTTGGTAGGGGACAAATGGATAAATGGCTGCATAATCTTCCGCATTTTTATAACCATTTTGCAGAACGGATTTATCTTTTTCAAATGTTAGCGTGTTATTTAAACTTTGACCTACTTGGTCAAAGTCAATCTTTAAACGATCTGCTGTAGCAGGTGTTTTTTCTAACAGTCGGCGTTTGATGACTTCGTCAGTATTTGAACTTGTCAAGTGAATTTTCGTTGCAAACCTGCCTTGAATTTTCGAAAAGTTTTCAGTTCCTTTAAATTTTGTAACCGCATCAATTTGTTCTTGTGAGGTAACAATGACCCAAACCTTCCCTTGACAATGATTCCCTAAATCCTCCGTAATCGTTTGCAGGTTTAACATTAAGTCTGAATCATCCCCAATGTACTGGCCAATTTCATCAACCAAGAAGGTAAGCCGGAAATCTTTACCTTGACTTTCCACATGTTCGGCAACCAGCTGTGCAAATTCATCCGAACTGATTTGATAATTTTTATTGGATGCAGACAGGACTGTTGCTGCCGTATCATTGGTATATCCTAATTGTGTTAATGCCTCGACAAATGATTTTTTCTTAAACAAAACGCGGGCGCGGCTGTCAGCCCATTTTGAACCATCTATTTTTTCAAACTGCTCGACAAATTGACTGTAGACACCTTCTTCCGTCAACTGTCTCTCGAGATTAGCAATCCAAGGAGTAGAGGAATAGCCTAGGTATTCATTAAATACTTTTAGAAACACTTCCACAATTGTTGCCTTTTCTTTTTTCCCACCAGCCGATTTAGAATCGACATTAAATAAAATCGCATGGCTGTTAAATCCTGCTGATTGATGAAGAATATTTAAGAGTTCCTGGTCTTCCGTCTTATCAATGAAAAAGTCAATCGCTCTTTTGCCATAAACGGTTTCATTATTTAATAGATATGATAAGATTTTCAGGAAGTGAGATTTACCGGAACCAAAGAAACCGGAAATCCAAACTCCCATTTTCGTTGTCTTATTTTGAAAGCTGTAAGCATAATTTTTAAAGAAATACGTCATATTTTCGCTGATTTCTTTTGTCATGACATATTCTTCTAATTCATCTTGAATGACCTCTTCATCGCGCTGGCCGGCTTGAACAACCCCATTAATTTCACGATCAATCTCTTTTTTAAATAATTCTTTAATGGAAAAAGCATCCTGTAACAAAAGTC encodes:
- the brxC gene encoding BREX system P-loop protein BrxC gives rise to the protein MLQDAFSIKELFKKEIDREINGVVQAGQRDEEVIQDELEEYVMTKEISENMTYFFKNYAYSFQNKTTKMGVWISGFFGSGKSHFLKILSYLLNNETVYGKRAIDFFIDKTEDQELLNILHQSAGFNSHAILFNVDSKSAGGKKEKATIVEVFLKVFNEYLGYSSTPWIANLERQLTEEGVYSQFVEQFEKIDGSKWADSRARVLFKKKSFVEALTQLGYTNDTAATVLSASNKNYQISSDEFAQLVAEHVESQGKDFRLTFLVDEIGQYIGDDSDLMLNLQTITEDLGNHCQGKVWVIVTSQEQIDAVTKFKGTENFSKIQGRFATKIHLTSSNTDEVIKRRLLEKTPATADRLKIDFDQVGQSLNNTLTFEKDKSVLQNGYKNAEDYAAIYPFVPYQVELLQRVFNKVRRQGEAGAHLSQGERSLLNAFQEVAIQLMDEDTNQLARFSQFYETVKRFLSTSVSSTIIEAGKREDIGDFDVEVLKVLFMIKGIDEVKATVENITTLLVDSVDCIKNDLEKQVTKSLIRLRHNLLIAENADRTFVFLSDDEQEINREIQNEHVNEANVTDALGRVFFEEIVLMRSYRYQKTHDFEFNKAFDTYNRGGKTNALTLQVYTGDVSAEQARADANSGTMIMYIPDEYAEKFYEPMQYAQKIQSYANKKISTSLTDKQKKILEEKRQQVSEFEKKAREALIEASANAKYFIQGQDYDFKGSLENQLQSAFEILVRNTYSYLGYIDEPIPIKNANEVIYEWAMNGLPGRLDGTFANYLAYDAMIRYLEESRNRQVITLKSLVEKFRAVPYGWSENDIAGLMAGALYKKKIKLSYLNEGFDAGHPQFIGRITKTSEREKVIIEAQIGLPPRVRKDVIELMRELFNFYEIGETYDEVAKAVREQLKSHFNQPIDDMQRIKQREDQQYPYPGGMKLSKIKNSLFELMSIAKQENFVDEFIELDEDLEDWLEEVQHLNSFFNGNAIRHFDESVRLLKERRDDLDVAQHDVDVQNVKNNIISVLTSDNPFKQIPNLPILNEQLKYGLSEFVKREIGTQLEQIEAIRIDMESLQSQYNEIEEIKAVVQKKLAELQKRVEQMRELESISRVYTYTQMANNDYRRLQETVREMYIDYIGKIGKKDPVEISAAQLLSEVLPTGQYEVKNDQDLKQWLYKLETEIKRKLSTGQTVIIKK